From a single Lolium rigidum isolate FL_2022 chromosome 7, APGP_CSIRO_Lrig_0.1, whole genome shotgun sequence genomic region:
- the LOC124672145 gene encoding uncharacterized protein LOC124672145: MSSKKPLSGSAKRRLREENDKFIESQRGSIHKFLKSNTSTSRNPDQLALVLAANQNNVDPENEVPQDNNNIGADDNNANDHEEPCKSTLGRDGFRDWKHVSERLKEHEASVEHITGMVCWKELRTKLSKHETIDKKLQHEIRKEKQHIRQVLLRIVVVVKFLGKHNLAFRGSNDHKIQNELISLMASSITHTIPKVVKEAKYFSVILDCTPDVSHQEQMSVLVHCVDMSNAQIKIEEYFLGFLMVNDTSGEG; this comes from the exons ATGTCTTCTAAAAAGCCTTTGTCCGGTTCCGCCAAAAGGAGGCTGAGAGAGGAAAATGATAAGTTTATTGAATCGCAGAGAGGATCTATTCACAAATTTTTGAAGAGCAACACGAGCACATCGAGAAATCCAGATCAGTTGGCACTAGTTCTTGCGGCGAATCAAAATAATGTTGATCCAGAAAATGAGGTCCCTCAAGACAACAATAATATCGGCGCGGATGATAACAATGCGAATGATCATGAGGAACCG TGCAAGAGTACTTTGGGACGTGACGGGTTTAGAGATTGGAAGCATGTCAGTGAGAGACTCAAAGAACATGAAGCTAGTGTTGAGCATATTaccggcatggtctgttggaaggAACTGAGAACTAAACTGAGCAAACATGAAACAATTGATAAGAAGTTGCAGCATGAGATCAGAAAGGAGAAGCAGCACATAAGGCAAGTTTTACTAAGAATAGTTGTTGTTGTGAAGTTTCTTGGTAAACATAATTTGGCTTTTAGAGGATCCAATGA TCATAAAATTCAGAATGAGTTGATTTCTCTTATGGCTTCTAGCATTACACACACTATTCCAAAGGTAGTTAAAGAGGCAAAATATTTCTCGGTTATTCTTGATTGTACCCCAGATGTTAGTCATCAAGAGCAAATGAGTGTGTTGGTTCATTGTGTTGATATGTCGAATGCCCAAATAAAAATTGAGGAGTACTTTCTAGGGTTTTTGATGGTGAATGACACATCTGGTGAAGGGTGA